In Oxalobacteraceae sp. CFBP 8761, the following are encoded in one genomic region:
- a CDS encoding NAD-dependent epimerase/dehydratase family protein: MLSGHHRILVTGAAGFVGSFVAARLAAMGHQVVGCDNFNDYYDPRLKHDRVAALLAPAGIACHTVELSDVAQVEALFAREQPTLVVHLAAQAGVRYSLENPAAYVQSNLVAFGNMLEACRQHAIEHLLYASSSSVYGANAKVPFSEDDQVDAPVSLYAATKKSNELMAHSYSHLFKLPATGLRFFTVYGPWGRPDMAYFSFAEKMMRGDTIPVFAEGLLTRDFTYIDDIVEGVVRLLFKPTPGTATSAPHSVFNIGNHNPVRVLEFIETLENVMGVQARKEFLPMQPGDVPATHASIDKLKAWVDFAPTTSLETGLGQFWAWYREWAPDRV; the protein is encoded by the coding sequence ATGCTCTCCGGTCACCATCGTATCCTGGTCACGGGCGCTGCCGGCTTTGTCGGCAGTTTCGTGGCCGCGCGCCTGGCGGCCATGGGCCATCAGGTCGTCGGCTGCGACAACTTCAACGATTACTACGATCCGCGCCTCAAGCATGATCGGGTGGCGGCGCTGCTGGCCCCGGCCGGCATCGCCTGCCATACCGTCGAACTGAGCGATGTGGCCCAGGTCGAGGCGCTGTTTGCGCGCGAACAGCCCACGCTCGTGGTGCACCTGGCCGCCCAGGCCGGCGTGCGCTACTCGCTCGAGAATCCGGCTGCCTATGTGCAGTCGAACCTGGTGGCATTCGGCAATATGCTCGAAGCATGTCGCCAGCACGCGATCGAACACCTGCTGTATGCCAGCAGCAGCAGCGTGTACGGCGCCAATGCCAAGGTGCCGTTCAGTGAAGACGACCAGGTTGATGCGCCTGTTTCACTGTACGCCGCCACCAAGAAATCGAACGAACTGATGGCGCACTCGTACAGCCACCTGTTCAAGCTGCCGGCTACCGGTTTGCGTTTCTTTACCGTCTATGGTCCATGGGGTCGGCCCGACATGGCGTACTTCAGCTTTGCTGAGAAGATGATGCGCGGTGACACGATTCCAGTGTTTGCCGAGGGCTTGCTCACGCGGGACTTCACCTATATCGACGATATCGTTGAGGGCGTGGTGCGGCTTCTGTTCAAACCGACGCCAGGTACCGCCACGTCGGCGCCGCATTCGGTGTTCAATATCGGTAACCACAATCCGGTACGGGTGCTGGAATTCATCGAGACGCTGGAAAACGTGATGGGTGTGCAGGCACGCAAGGAATTCCTGCCAATGCAACCGGGCGACGTGCCGGCCACGCATGCCTCAATCGACAAGCTCAAGGCCTGGGTGGACTTTGCCCCGACCACGTCGCTGGAGACCGGCCTGGGCCAATTCTGGGCCTGGTACCGTGAATGGGCACCGGACCGCGTCTAA